Proteins from a genomic interval of Euleptes europaea isolate rEulEur1 chromosome 18, rEulEur1.hap1, whole genome shotgun sequence:
- the PLD2 gene encoding phospholipase D2, with protein sequence MLTLESPHPGGDSADIMELRGGTTETDGLRPNEDAGDRHPFRRVYALKPLRSQGPLFLPGVPVTVRVEGTERYTTGSKVRPNTVYSLRLTHGEFTWTMKKKFRHFQELHRELMRHKILLTILPLSRFALQGSPLGGTSLELPSLPHGSGDEGSRRPSSKQKQLESYLNALLEISLYRDYHGMTEFLDVSQLSFIPDLGPKGLEGMILKRSGGHRIPGLNCTGRHQFCYRWSKRWLVVKDSFLLYLKPDSGHISCVLLFDPGFNIQVGQKPTETKYGVRVDNTCRSLILKCSSYRQACWWAQEISDLAENKGRNFLRLHRHQGFAPVRTETPAHWFVNGAGYFAAVADALLKAKEEIFIADWWLSPEIYLKRPAQTDDWRLDLLLKHKAEEGVCICILLFKEVELALGINSGYSKRALQLLHPNIKVMRHPDHVSSTVVLWAHHEKLVVVDQSVAFLGGLDLAYGRWDTHDYRIADLDGDDRPKVREPSLPAPLDAPFDLAANQRLWLGKDYGNLIAKDWVQLDKPFEDFIDRHQTPRMPWRDVGVAIHGLAAHDVARHFVQRWNFTKIMKTKYKGPDYPYLLPKSPRVTPPLPFLVPGAQTASVQVLRSVDRWSAGLNESSIYRAYLSVIEESQHYLYIENQFFISCADRRCVYNTVGDAVASRVLRAHREQRPFRVYVLLPLLPGFEGDMARGGGNSIQAILHFTYRTLCRGDSSIVSRLQAVMGEDWKNYISFCGLRTHGQLRGQLTTELVYIHSKLLIADDRRAIIGSANINDRSLLGERDSELAVLVEDQELVVSVMDGQEYQAGKFALSLRLDCFRCILGVTPDLGVNIQDPISDHFFREVWQATAVSNANLYEQVFRCLPSNAVRSLRALRDYASVENLASVSPNLARENLQQVRGHLVQFPLDFLAEESLLPALSSKEGMIPTVVWT encoded by the exons atgctgaccctggagagcccccacCCTGGTGGGGACAGCGCGGACATCATGGAGCTTCGTGGCGGAACGACGGAGACGGACGGCCTGCGGCCCAATGAGGATGCAG GCGATCGGCACCCCTTCCGGAGGGTCTACGCGCTCAAGCCGCTCCGCTCCCAGGGCCCGCTCTTCCTCCCAGGGGTGCCCGTCACCGTGCGGGTGGAGGGGACGGAGAGATACACCACCGGCTCCAAG GTGCGGCCCAACACGGTCTACTCCCTCCGGCTGACCCACGGCGAATTCACGTGGACCATGAAAAAGAAGTTCAGACATTTCCAAGAGCTGCACCGGGAGCTGATGAGGCACAAGATTCTCCTCACCATCCTCCctctctcccg GTTTGCTCTGCAGGGGTCCCCGCTGGGAGGAACATCCCTGGAGTTGCCTTCTCTGCCCCACGGGAGTGGGGATGAGGGCTCCCGACGGCCATCCAGCAAACAG AAACAGCTCGAAAGCTACCTCAATGCACTACTGGAGATAAGCCTGTATCGGGACTACCACGGGATG ACAGAGTTCCTGGATGTGAGCCAGCTCTCCTTCATTCCGGATCTGGGACCCAAGGGGCT GGAAGGCATGATCCTGAAGCGGTCCGGGGGACACCGGATCCCAGGTCTGAACTGCACTGGGCGCCACCAGTTCTGCTACCGCTGGTCAAAAAG GTGGCTGGTGGTGAAGGATTCCTTCCTTCTGTACCTGAAGCCGGATTCGGGACACATCTCCTGCGTGCTGCTCTTTGACCCGGGATTCAACATCCAAGTGGGCCAGAAGCCCACCGAGACCAAATACGGGGTCCGGGTCGACAACACTTGCAG GTCGCTGATCTTGAAGTGCAGCAGCTACCGCCAGGCCTGCTGGTGGGCTCAGGAGATCTCCGACCTGGCAGAGAACAAAGGGCGCAACTTCCTGCGGCTGCATCGCCACCAGGGGTTTGCCCCTGTGCGCACGGAGACCCCTGCCCACTG GTTTGTAAATGGTGCTGGATATTTTGCTGCTGTGGCGGACGCTCTGCTGAAGGCCAAGGAAGAGATCTTCATTGCAGACTGGTG GCTCAGCCCGGAGATCTACCTGAAGCGCCCGGCCCAGACAGACGACTGGCGCTTGGACCTCCTCCTGAAGCACAAAGCG GAGGAGGGGGTGTGCATCTGCATCCTGCTCTTCAAGGAGGTGGAGCTGGCCCTGGGCATCAACAGTGGCTACAGCAAGAGGGCCCTGCAGCTGCTGCACCCCAACATCAAG GTCATGCGCCACCCTGACCACGTCTCCTCCACTGTCGTCCTGTGGGCCCACCACGAGAAGCTGGTGGTGGTGGATCAATCGGTGGCCTTCCTgggggggctggatctggcctacGGGCGCTGGGACACCCACGACTACCGTATTGCAGACCTGGATGGTGATGACAGGCCTAAGGTGAGGGAGCCCTCTCTGCCCGCCCCGCTC GATGCCCCCTTTGACTTGGCCGCCAACCAGCGCCTCTGGCTGGGCAAGGACTACGGCAACCTCATCGCCAAAGACTGGGTGCAGCTGGACAAGCCCTTTGAAG aTTTTATTGACAGGCACCAGACTCCTCGAATGCCTTGGCGGGACGTGGGGGTGGCCATTCATGGTTTGGCCGCGCACGATGTCGCCCGCCACTTTGTCCAGCGCTGGAACTTCACAAAG ATAATGAAGACGAAGTATAAAGGGCCCGACTATCCTTACCTGCTGCCTAAGTCCCCCCGAGTGACTCCGCCCCTGCCGTTCCTTGTGCCAGGTGCTCAGACTGCCAGTGTCCAG GTGTTGCGTTCGGTGGATCGCTGGTCAGCCGGCCTCAACGAGTCTTCCATCTACCGAGCCTACCTCAGTGTCATTGAGGAAAGCCAGCATTACCTGTACATTGAG AACCAGTTCTTCATCAGCTGCGCAGACAGGCGCTGTGTGTATAACACCGTGGGGGACGCCGTCGCCAGCCGAGTGCTGCGCGCTCACAG AGAGCAGAGGCCGTTCCGCGTCTACGTCCTGCTCCCCCTCCTGCCGGGCTTTGAGGGGGACATGGCCCGCGGGGGCGGAAACTCCATCCAAGCCATCTTACACTTCACCTACCG GACCCTTTGTCGTGGGGACTCCTCCATCGTCAGTCGCCTGCAGGCCGTCA tgggaGAGGACTGGAAGAACTACATCTCTTTCTGTGGGCTGCGGACGCACGGCCAGCTGCGGGGCCAGCTGACCACTGAACTGGTCTACATCCACAGCAAGCTGCTCATTGCTGATGACCGACGGGCCATAATTG GCTCAGCCAACATCAATGACCGGAGCCTGCTGGGAGAGCGGGACAGCGAGCTGGCTGTCCTGGTGGAGGACCAAGAGTTGGTGGTGTCCGTCATGGACGGGCAGGAGTACCAGGCGGGGAAGTTTGCTCTGAGCCTGCGCCTGGACTGCTTCCG GTGTATTCTGGGTGTGACCCCTGACCTTGGTGTCAACATTCAAGATCCAATCAGCGATCACTTCTTCCGTGAGGTCTGGCAAGCCACCGCTGTAAGCAATGCAAACCTCTACGAGCAG GTTTTCCGCTGCCTTCCCAGCAACGCTGTGCGGTCGCTCCGGGCTCTGCGGGATTACGCCAGCGTGGAGAACTTGGCTTCCGTCAGCCCCAACCTCGCCCGTGAGAACCTGCAACAGGTGCGGGGACACCTGGTTCAGTTCCCCCTGGACTTCTTGGCTGAGGAGTCTCTCCTGCCTGCCCTCAGCAGCAAAGAGGGCATGATCCCCACCGTGGTGTGGACATGA